From a region of the Streptacidiphilus albus JL83 genome:
- a CDS encoding M14 family zinc carboxypeptidase, translating into MSLAKSLPLDDSAPVAEAIPVADASPVVDASPTVDGSDAARRAVAVEDRYPTPDEVVRAAELLAERHPELCRLRQVGRSRAGRPLLLLSVGRAAPQALVVAGAHANESVGGATVLELARRVVADPGLRAGCTWNLLLCLDPDGASLASHGRTPGPYTLAGHYRDFFRPAGEEQPEWAPSLGADLPESRALLAVIDELRPFLQCSLHSTDVGGTFLQATRDQPGLDGHFARSAAGLGIPVELSPYDVYFWPNPNPGVFLMPEAADRGPEASSRELGRTTWHAPHRHGGSTLIVEVPLWTCGRLADPTPIGDPEAELTALAARMRRHGRLLDELLAQAERLGALTEGPLPRAVRSALDVCAPLADEWDPGVVLPDQPALPPMTRSRLATLELWAHRVPLRAASMLRRALDPQRPGTGPLRDRLEALADHWCEEYRQRFPGTWLPIARQVEHQAGTVAAAVLLARPGGGAR; encoded by the coding sequence ATGTCTCTCGCCAAGTCGCTGCCGCTCGACGACAGCGCGCCGGTGGCCGAAGCGATCCCGGTGGCCGACGCGTCACCGGTGGTCGACGCATCGCCGACGGTCGACGGTTCGGACGCGGCCCGACGGGCCGTCGCGGTCGAGGACCGCTACCCCACCCCGGACGAGGTCGTCCGGGCGGCGGAGCTGCTGGCCGAGCGCCATCCCGAGCTCTGCCGGCTGCGGCAGGTCGGCCGCTCGCGGGCCGGACGGCCGCTGCTGCTGCTCTCGGTCGGCCGGGCGGCGCCACAGGCACTGGTGGTGGCCGGAGCGCACGCCAACGAGTCGGTCGGCGGCGCCACCGTGCTGGAGCTGGCCCGCCGGGTCGTCGCCGACCCCGGGCTGCGGGCCGGCTGCACCTGGAACCTGCTGCTCTGCCTGGACCCCGACGGCGCCAGCCTGGCCTCCCACGGCCGCACCCCCGGCCCGTACACCCTGGCCGGGCACTACCGGGACTTCTTCCGCCCGGCCGGCGAGGAGCAGCCGGAGTGGGCCCCCTCGCTCGGCGCGGACCTGCCGGAGAGCCGGGCCCTGCTCGCGGTCATCGACGAGCTGCGGCCGTTCCTCCAGTGCTCGCTGCACAGCACCGACGTGGGCGGGACCTTCCTGCAGGCGACCCGCGACCAGCCCGGACTCGACGGGCACTTCGCCCGCTCGGCCGCCGGGCTCGGCATCCCGGTCGAACTCTCGCCCTACGACGTCTACTTCTGGCCCAACCCGAACCCCGGCGTGTTCCTGATGCCCGAGGCGGCCGACCGGGGACCGGAGGCCAGCTCCCGGGAGCTCGGCCGCACCACCTGGCACGCCCCGCACCGGCACGGCGGCTCCACGCTGATCGTCGAGGTGCCGCTGTGGACCTGCGGCCGGCTGGCCGACCCGACCCCGATCGGCGACCCCGAGGCCGAACTGACCGCCCTCGCCGCCCGGATGCGCCGGCACGGCCGGCTGCTCGACGAGCTGCTGGCCCAGGCCGAGCGGCTCGGCGCGCTGACCGAGGGCCCGCTGCCGCGCGCCGTCCGCAGCGCCCTCGACGTCTGCGCGCCGCTGGCCGACGAGTGGGACCCGGGCGTCGTCCTTCCGGACCAGCCCGCGCTGCCGCCGATGACCCGTTCCCGGCTGGCGACCCTGGAGCTGTGGGCGCACCGGGTGCCGCTGCGCGCCGCGTCGATGCTGCGCCGGGCGCTCGATCCGCAGCGCCCCGGCACCGGACCGCTGCGCGACCGGCTGGAGGCTCTGGCCGACCACTGGTGCGAGGAGTACCGGCAGCGGTTCCCCGGCACCTGGCTGCCGATCGCCCGCCAGGTCGAGCACCAGGCCGGCACCGTCGCGGCCGCCGTCCTGCTGGCCCGGCCCGGCGGCGGCGCGCGGTAG
- the cimA gene encoding citramalate synthase gives MTLNDDFHVFDTTLRDGAQREGINLTVADKLAIARHLDDFGVGFIEGGWPGANPRDTEFFARAAAELELRNAQLVAFGATRRAGGSAADDAQLAALVASGAPVVTLVAKSHDRHVELALRTTLEENLEMIADSVRHLRSLGRRVFLDCEHFFDGYKANRDYALAVVRTAHEAGADVVVLCDTNGGMLPAGVHAVVADVLAQTAGYLPGARIGMHAQDDTGCAVANTLAAVDAGATHVQCTANGYGERVGNANLFPVAAALELKHDRRVLPPGALQEMTRISHAIAEVVNLTPSTHQPYVGVSAFAHKAGLHASAIKVDPDLYQHTDPALVGNSMRMLVSDMAGRASVELKAVELGFQDTLDRDAVGRVVASVKARENLGYTYEAADASFELLLRDEIAGRRRRFFTLESWRTISEQRADGSPANEATVRLSVKGTRTVATGEGNGPVHALDQALRAALERIYPQLAALELVDYKVRILEGQHGTESKTRVLVSTGDGKVEWSTVGVAENVIGASWQALEDAYTIGLIRAGLEPQED, from the coding sequence ATGACCCTCAACGACGACTTCCACGTCTTCGACACCACGCTTCGCGACGGTGCGCAGCGCGAGGGCATCAACCTCACCGTTGCCGACAAGCTGGCCATCGCCCGCCATCTGGACGACTTCGGAGTCGGCTTCATCGAGGGCGGCTGGCCCGGTGCCAACCCCCGTGACACCGAGTTCTTCGCCCGCGCCGCCGCCGAACTGGAGCTGCGCAACGCCCAACTGGTCGCCTTCGGCGCGACCCGCCGGGCCGGCGGCAGCGCCGCCGACGACGCCCAACTGGCCGCCCTGGTCGCCTCCGGCGCCCCGGTGGTCACCCTGGTCGCCAAGTCCCACGACCGCCACGTCGAACTGGCCCTCCGCACCACGCTGGAGGAGAACCTGGAGATGATCGCCGACAGCGTGCGCCACCTGCGCTCGCTCGGCCGCCGGGTCTTCCTCGACTGCGAGCACTTCTTCGACGGCTACAAGGCCAACCGGGACTACGCCCTCGCCGTGGTCCGGACCGCGCACGAGGCCGGGGCCGACGTGGTCGTGCTCTGCGACACCAACGGCGGGATGCTGCCGGCCGGCGTCCACGCGGTCGTCGCCGACGTCCTCGCGCAGACCGCCGGCTACCTGCCCGGCGCGCGGATCGGGATGCACGCCCAGGACGACACCGGCTGCGCCGTCGCCAACACCCTGGCCGCCGTGGACGCCGGCGCCACCCACGTCCAGTGCACGGCCAACGGCTACGGCGAGCGGGTCGGCAACGCCAACCTCTTCCCGGTGGCCGCCGCACTGGAGCTGAAGCACGACCGCCGGGTGCTGCCCCCCGGCGCGCTCCAGGAGATGACCCGGATCTCGCACGCCATCGCCGAGGTCGTCAACCTGACGCCGTCCACCCACCAGCCCTATGTCGGGGTGTCCGCCTTCGCCCACAAGGCCGGGCTGCACGCCTCCGCGATCAAGGTCGACCCCGACCTGTACCAGCACACCGACCCGGCGCTGGTCGGCAACAGCATGCGGATGCTGGTCTCCGACATGGCCGGCCGCGCCTCGGTCGAGCTGAAGGCCGTCGAGCTGGGCTTCCAGGACACCCTCGACCGCGACGCGGTCGGCCGGGTGGTCGCCTCGGTCAAGGCGCGGGAGAACCTCGGCTACACCTACGAGGCCGCCGACGCCTCCTTCGAGCTGCTGCTGCGCGACGAGATCGCCGGTCGGCGCAGGCGCTTCTTCACCCTGGAGTCCTGGCGCACCATCAGCGAGCAGCGCGCCGACGGCAGCCCGGCCAACGAGGCCACGGTCAGGCTGAGCGTCAAGGGCACCAGGACCGTCGCCACCGGCGAGGGCAACGGCCCGGTGCACGCCCTGGACCAGGCGCTGCGCGCCGCGCTGGAGCGGATCTACCCGCAGCTGGCCGCCCTGGAGCTGGTGGACTACAAGGTCCGCATCCTGGAGGGCCAGCACGGCACCGAGTCGAAGACCCGGGTGCTGGTGTCCACCGGCGACGGCAAGGTCGAATGGTCGACCGTCGGCGTCGCCGAGAACGTGATCGGCGCCTCCTGGCAGGCACTTGAGGACGCCTACACCATCGGGCTGATCCGGGCCGGGCTGGAGCCCCAGGAGGACTGA
- a CDS encoding Uma2 family endonuclease encodes MSAATFDFADVDRSEGDGLLEAFLALETPEGFKAELIEGEIVVTPPPDGDHETAIGRIVWQIARQCPEELDFAGGKGLIVPTGRFIPDGTFTRDGAMLGRESWSEPEGVLMVLEVTSSRPGKDREQKRRGCAAAGIPLYLLVDRQRDQVVLHSEPRHGDYTVVATAALGDPLRLPKPFDFELDTARLH; translated from the coding sequence ATGTCCGCAGCAACATTCGACTTCGCCGACGTCGACCGGAGCGAGGGGGACGGCCTGCTGGAGGCGTTCCTCGCCCTGGAGACCCCCGAGGGCTTCAAGGCCGAGCTCATCGAGGGGGAGATCGTCGTGACACCACCGCCGGACGGCGACCACGAGACCGCGATCGGCCGGATCGTCTGGCAGATCGCTCGCCAATGCCCGGAGGAGCTGGACTTCGCCGGAGGCAAGGGTCTGATCGTCCCCACCGGGCGGTTCATCCCGGACGGCACCTTCACCCGGGACGGAGCCATGCTCGGCCGGGAGTCCTGGTCCGAGCCCGAGGGCGTGCTGATGGTGCTGGAAGTCACTTCCAGCCGTCCCGGCAAGGATCGCGAGCAGAAGCGGCGAGGCTGCGCCGCTGCCGGGATCCCGCTCTACCTGCTGGTGGACCGCCAGCGGGACCAGGTCGTGCTGCACAGCGAGCCCCGGCACGGGGACTACACGGTCGTGGCCACCGCCGCTCTCGGCGATCCGCTGCGGCTGCCGAAGCCCTTCGACTTCGAACTGGACACCGCCAGGCTGCACTGA